The proteins below are encoded in one region of Pacificitalea manganoxidans:
- a CDS encoding ABC transporter permease gives MPVFRFILQRVFQAVLVTLAVTLFVAFAVRLTGDPAAMLTAESSSVTEDDLVRIRDALGLNQPFYAQYLDFIKSLVTFDLGNSFFRGSIRDLIGIALPSTLLLAVASMGISILISIPLGIHAALHKGGVSDQIIRVLSLVGLSFPNFWLGIMFVLLLSIAFPILPASGFETWSALILPALTIGIILTATNVRLVRTQMLETLSQQYVMVARAKGLSERAVIYKHALRNAAIAIVTFLGLQFGNLIGGLVVVELVFNWPGMGTLSIEAIAQRDYPLLQATVSILAIMIVAVNLAVDLVYGLIDPRIRVA, from the coding sequence ATGCCCGTATTCCGTTTCATCCTGCAACGCGTCTTTCAGGCCGTCCTCGTGACCCTGGCGGTAACGCTATTTGTGGCCTTTGCCGTGCGCCTGACCGGCGATCCGGCGGCGATGCTGACTGCCGAGTCGAGCAGCGTGACCGAGGACGATCTGGTCCGCATCCGCGACGCGCTGGGCCTGAACCAGCCGTTCTATGCTCAGTATCTCGACTTCATCAAAAGCCTGGTGACCTTCGATCTGGGCAATTCGTTTTTCCGCGGCTCGATCCGCGATCTGATCGGCATCGCGCTTCCCTCGACCCTGCTTCTGGCGGTGGCTTCGATGGGCATCTCGATCCTGATCTCGATCCCGCTGGGCATCCACGCCGCGCTCCACAAGGGTGGCGTTTCCGACCAGATCATCCGGGTGCTGTCGCTCGTGGGTCTGTCCTTTCCGAATTTTTGGCTCGGCATCATGTTCGTACTGCTCTTGTCGATCGCCTTCCCGATCCTGCCCGCCTCGGGATTCGAGACATGGTCGGCGCTGATCCTGCCCGCGCTGACCATCGGCATCATCCTGACCGCGACCAATGTGCGCCTCGTGCGGACCCAGATGCTCGAAACGCTTTCACAGCAATATGTGATGGTGGCCCGCGCCAAGGGATTGAGCGAACGCGCGGTAATCTACAAACATGCGCTGCGCAACGCGGCCATCGCCATTGTCACCTTCCTCGGGCTGCAATTCGGCAACCTCATCGGCGGTCTCGTGGTGGTTGAGCTGGTCTTCAATTGGCCCGGCATGGGCACCCTGTCCATCGAAGCCATCGCCCAACGCGATTACCCGCTTCTGCAGGCAACCGTCTCAATCCTGGCGATCATGATTGTCGCCGTGAACCTCGCCGTGGACCTTGTCTATGGTCTCATCGATCCTCGCATCCGGGTGGCCTGA
- a CDS encoding ABC transporter permease yields MSDTSQTRPVSAFRRFKRSPFAKFEFVAGATLTCVLTLLVMFSGILFPGGGTEVNLLARLSEPFQSGAHPLGTDPLGRDILARIVHGGRISLTVGVLSALGSVVLGTVIGLYAGYYRGFLDSFVMRFADVQLALPFILLAITVIAIVGPGIDRIIILMIVSQWVQYARLVRGSVLSLRQREFVQAAVSYGLPNWKIIFSHILPNAMGPLIILLTLNVANNILLESSLTFLGLGADPQTPSWGGMLSEGRSYIQTAWWITVFPGIAIMLTVLGLNLLGDWLRDELDPLGKTR; encoded by the coding sequence ATGTCCGACACATCCCAAACTCGCCCTGTTTCCGCCTTCCGCCGCTTCAAGCGAAGCCCTTTTGCCAAGTTCGAATTCGTAGCTGGCGCGACGTTGACCTGCGTACTGACCCTTCTGGTGATGTTCTCGGGGATCCTATTCCCCGGCGGCGGCACCGAGGTGAACCTGCTGGCGCGGCTCTCTGAGCCGTTTCAAAGCGGGGCGCATCCGCTGGGCACCGATCCGCTGGGCCGCGATATTCTGGCCCGGATCGTCCACGGTGGGCGCATCTCGTTGACGGTGGGTGTCCTGTCTGCCCTTGGCTCGGTCGTTCTGGGCACGGTGATCGGGCTCTATGCGGGCTACTATCGCGGTTTCCTCGACAGCTTTGTGATGCGCTTTGCCGATGTGCAGCTGGCCCTGCCGTTCATCCTGCTTGCGATCACGGTCATTGCCATCGTCGGGCCCGGCATCGACCGGATCATCATCCTGATGATCGTGTCGCAATGGGTGCAATATGCCCGCCTTGTCCGCGGATCGGTGCTGAGCCTGCGCCAGCGTGAATTCGTCCAAGCCGCGGTCAGTTATGGCTTGCCGAACTGGAAGATCATCTTCAGCCACATCCTGCCCAATGCAATGGGGCCGCTGATCATTCTGCTGACGCTGAACGTGGCCAACAATATCCTGCTGGAAAGCAGCCTGACCTTTCTGGGCCTCGGTGCCGACCCGCAAACGCCCAGCTGGGGAGGCATGCTGTCCGAAGGTCGGAGCTACATCCAGACGGCATGGTGGATCACCGTGTTCCCCGGCATCGCCATCATGCTGACGGTATTGGGGCTCAACCTGCTGGGAGACTGGCTCCGCGATGAGCTCGATCCGCTGGGCAAGACCCGCTGA
- a CDS encoding DUF1007 family protein, giving the protein MKLRSVLSVSALAAVFAGGAAAHPHIFIDTAFELLFDEDGALEAVRIDWAYDEFYSLMLIEENDLDADGDSLPEQAALDAYAGQDVDWAAGFPGDFTIAVDGVAVELDGPVTHRARYEAGRVVTSHIRPLTTPLDVSQGVVTAQAYDPTYFVAYEVPEAPGVAGRDDCQLDREVADRKAAQAEYGEKLAEVDATSDPFEVVELPDIGVLFADRFVLTCAASF; this is encoded by the coding sequence ATGAAATTACGCTCTGTCCTTTCCGTGTCGGCCCTTGCGGCGGTCTTTGCCGGCGGTGCCGCGGCCCATCCGCATATCTTCATCGACACCGCCTTTGAGTTGCTTTTCGATGAGGACGGCGCGCTGGAGGCGGTGCGGATCGATTGGGCGTATGACGAATTTTATTCGCTTATGCTGATCGAGGAAAACGATCTCGACGCCGATGGGGACAGTCTGCCGGAGCAGGCCGCGCTTGATGCCTATGCTGGGCAGGATGTTGATTGGGCGGCGGGATTTCCCGGCGATTTCACCATTGCCGTGGACGGTGTGGCGGTGGAGCTTGACGGGCCGGTGACCCATCGCGCGCGCTATGAGGCGGGGCGGGTGGTGACGTCGCATATCCGTCCGTTGACCACGCCGCTTGATGTTTCGCAGGGGGTGGTGACGGCGCAGGCCTACGACCCGACCTATTTCGTTGCCTATGAGGTGCCCGAGGCGCCCGGCGTAGCGGGACGCGACGATTGCCAGCTTGACCGGGAGGTGGCCGACCGTAAGGCCGCGCAGGCGGAATATGGCGAGAAACTTGCCGAGGTCGATGCCACGTCTGACCCGTTCGAGGTGGTTGAGCTTCCCGATATTGGCGTGCTGTTCGCCGACCGCTTTGTGCTGACATGCGCCGCGTCGTTCTGA
- a CDS encoding nickel/cobalt transporter, with protein MRRVVLILPVLLVGAGIWALATGIDQDVARWAAGWQREFQNALAGGLRALRAGEPGAIAALTGLCFAYGFFHALGPGHGKFLIGGYGVSHEVPLLRLSVISLLSSLGQAVTAIAVVLAGLFVMGWTRTQMTGAAETIMLPLSALAIGLIGLWLAFRGARRLWRLRATHHGDEPGHTHGHEGAQGCGAGCGHRHGPSVDEVRQAGGLRDAAALIGSIAIRPCSGAILLLVLTWHMNILGAGILGAVAMSTGTAALTILVAASSVFIRQSTLFSLAGSARAAQVLPAIEIAAGGAIVLVSIQMAGLFA; from the coding sequence ATGCGCCGCGTCGTTCTGATCCTGCCCGTGCTGCTGGTCGGCGCCGGGATCTGGGCGCTGGCGACCGGCATCGATCAGGACGTGGCGCGCTGGGCTGCGGGCTGGCAGAGGGAGTTTCAGAATGCGCTGGCGGGCGGGTTGCGCGCCCTTCGCGCGGGGGAGCCGGGGGCCATCGCCGCGCTGACGGGGCTGTGCTTTGCCTATGGCTTTTTCCATGCGCTGGGGCCGGGGCATGGCAAGTTCCTGATTGGCGGCTACGGGGTCAGTCACGAGGTGCCGCTGCTGCGGTTGTCGGTCATTTCGCTGCTGTCCTCGCTCGGTCAGGCGGTGACCGCAATTGCGGTGGTGTTGGCGGGGCTGTTCGTGATGGGCTGGACGCGCACGCAGATGACGGGCGCGGCCGAGACGATCATGCTGCCGCTCAGCGCTTTGGCCATCGGGCTCATCGGGCTATGGCTTGCCTTTCGCGGGGCGCGCAGGCTTTGGAGGCTGCGGGCGACGCATCACGGAGATGAACCCGGCCACACCCACGGACATGAAGGGGCGCAGGGCTGTGGCGCGGGCTGCGGCCATCGCCACGGGCCAAGCGTAGATGAGGTCCGCCAAGCGGGCGGTCTGCGCGACGCGGCGGCGTTGATCGGAAGCATCGCGATCCGGCCTTGCTCGGGCGCGATCCTGCTGTTGGTGCTGACATGGCACATGAACATTCTGGGCGCGGGCATTCTTGGCGCGGTTGCGATGTCGACCGGGACTGCGGCGCTGACCATCCTAGTCGCCGCGAGCAGCGTTTTCATCCGGCAGAGCACGCTGTTTTCTCTGGCGGGATCGGCCCGTGCCGCGCAGGTGCTGCCCGCGATCGAGATCGCCGCCGGCGGGGCAATCGTGCTGGTGTCGATCCAGATGGCAGGGCTGTTCGCCTAA
- a CDS encoding TetR/AcrR family transcriptional regulator, translating to MTALRLSAEKGLENVTTEEISAAAGISTRTFFNYYTNKEAAAIGTPPPFAEEDLQALCDGTGPLSADLKRFLDKHFEHLAHDEPILRMIGAVLRSNEKARGILEGFLQSERATLTECLSGRVDNRETAAALASSVLSTIGRAIYLWEHEEDMALTTALDHVWHGLITASHLLSLPEGQ from the coding sequence ATGACCGCGCTTCGACTGAGCGCGGAAAAGGGGCTTGAGAACGTCACCACAGAAGAAATCTCCGCCGCTGCGGGGATCAGCACCCGGACGTTCTTCAACTATTATACGAACAAGGAAGCCGCCGCGATTGGCACCCCGCCCCCGTTCGCCGAGGAGGATTTGCAAGCGCTGTGCGACGGCACCGGCCCGCTCTCCGCTGACCTCAAACGCTTTCTCGACAAGCATTTCGAGCATCTCGCCCATGATGAACCGATCCTCAGGATGATCGGCGCGGTCCTGCGCTCGAACGAGAAAGCGCGCGGGATTCTGGAGGGTTTCCTCCAGTCCGAGCGCGCGACTTTGACCGAGTGTCTCAGCGGGCGGGTCGATAACCGCGAGACCGCCGCCGCGCTTGCCAGCAGCGTTCTCAGCACAATCGGGCGCGCGATTTATCTTTGGGAGCACGAAGAGGACATGGCGTTGACCACGGCGCTGGATCATGTCTGGCACGGGCTGATTACCGCCTCGCACCTTCTCAGCCTGCCCGAAGGGCAATAG
- a CDS encoding efflux RND transporter periplasmic adaptor subunit — MKAGVWKIVGAIVALAGSVATSTAQPIPGGPAGPIKVGVVEMTLQEVPRVVTSPGRAVAFQEVEVRPRVGGVIQEILYSPDQLLEVGDPLFRIDDSAYVAAEASARADLAKAEANLPVTQAASDRAEQLSGRGFTEAEVEAARADLAEAKATLDASQAALDYAQTELSWTTIKSPISGRADVSSVSVGDLVTAGQSDELTTIIQSDPIYVDMVEASARILSVRKGISDGALQQNDTLEATLTLEDGEVFRGNGQLVTPSNSVSTTTGTVTIRFKFDNPDHVVIPGMFVRGEVVIGTTQAFLVPQLAATRTNTGKLSAYVVGDDGTAQQIEFDDDGVYENAWIVRDGVSAGDQLIVDGLSSIRAGQEVTPVAAEIDENGVSRDADETGVPRDANAPAAEN, encoded by the coding sequence ATGAAGGCCGGTGTTTGGAAGATAGTAGGCGCGATTGTCGCGCTGGCAGGGTCTGTAGCCACCTCAACTGCGCAACCGATCCCGGGAGGCCCCGCGGGCCCGATCAAGGTCGGGGTGGTCGAGATGACTTTGCAGGAGGTGCCGCGTGTCGTGACCTCCCCCGGACGGGCCGTGGCGTTCCAAGAGGTCGAAGTGCGTCCCCGCGTGGGCGGTGTCATTCAGGAAATCCTGTATTCGCCCGATCAGTTGCTGGAGGTCGGCGATCCGCTGTTCCGGATCGACGATTCCGCATATGTGGCGGCGGAGGCCTCCGCGCGGGCGGATCTGGCGAAGGCGGAAGCCAATCTGCCGGTGACGCAGGCGGCCAGTGACCGGGCCGAACAGCTGTCGGGTCGCGGGTTTACCGAAGCGGAGGTCGAAGCCGCGCGCGCCGATCTGGCCGAGGCCAAAGCCACGCTCGATGCAAGTCAGGCCGCGCTGGATTATGCGCAGACCGAATTGTCGTGGACCACGATCAAAAGCCCGATCTCTGGCCGGGCCGATGTCTCCTCCGTCTCGGTTGGTGATCTGGTGACGGCGGGCCAGTCCGATGAATTGACCACCATCATCCAATCCGATCCGATCTATGTGGACATGGTCGAGGCAAGCGCGCGCATCTTGTCCGTGCGCAAAGGCATCTCCGACGGCGCCTTGCAGCAAAACGACACGCTCGAAGCGACGCTGACGCTGGAAGATGGCGAGGTTTTCCGCGGCAACGGGCAGCTTGTCACGCCGAGCAACAGCGTCTCCACGACCACCGGAACCGTGACGATCCGGTTCAAATTCGACAACCCCGATCATGTGGTCATCCCCGGCATGTTTGTCCGGGGCGAGGTGGTGATCGGCACGACGCAGGCGTTTTTGGTGCCCCAGCTGGCCGCCACGCGGACCAATACGGGCAAGCTGTCGGCCTATGTGGTGGGCGATGACGGCACCGCGCAACAGATCGAGTTTGACGATGATGGGGTCTACGAAAACGCATGGATCGTGCGCGACGGGGTGAGCGCGGGTGACCAGCTGATCGTCGATGGTCTGTCCTCGATCCGGGCAGGGCAGGAAGTGACGCCGGTGGCGGCGGAAATCGACGAGAACGGCGTTTCGCGTGATGCCGACGAGACCGGCGTTCCGCGCGATGCCAATGCGCCGGCCGCGGAGAACTGA
- a CDS encoding efflux RND transporter permease subunit produces the protein MAAFFIRRPVFAWVLAIATMLLGAYSMVSLPISQYPDISPTTVRITATYTGASAETVENSVTAVIEDGLTGLDGLTYMTSSSSEGSASVSLTFDDSIDPDMAQVQVQNKLQLVESQLPDAVTSRGVSVSRSTSSILLVGALVSEDDSYSSLELGDILSSTIEDAVQRTEGVGSINVFGTEYAMRIWLNPERLYQYQLTPSDVTSAVSEQNTNVTVGSLGDQPVTTGQQFTVSLSAQSQLQTVEDFQNILLKTATDGSAIYLGDVATVELGAEDYGSISRFDGHPAAGFAVNLSTGANAVDTAERVRTVMNGLASALPEGVQIEYPYDTSPFVEESIDQVYETLIEAIVLVFLVIFLFLQSWRATLIPTIAVPVVLLGTFGVLSAFGMSINTLSMFALVLAIGLLVDDAIVVVENVERVMEEDGLDAVAATEKSMGEISTALVGIVMVLSAVFLPMAFVSGSTGVIYKQFSVTIISAMVLSLFVALILTPAMCAQLLKPGHGKAPVAPLRWFNTGLDRLTGGYGTTVGRLARRPFRMLVVLGLVGFGAYWVYDRLPSSFLPTEDQGVLMAMVELPQGSTVQQTEYTISQIEDYLLTEETSMVDGVFANVGFSFSGSGQNYGVLFIRLKDYEERPGQDAADLMLRANQRFFQSRLGSIFVLQPPAIPGLGTSSGFTMYLVDQSGAGQEALSAAATELVGKGFADGRVTNLRGNDDATEPSLKLQIDQQRAEALGVSLSDVNTMLSTVFSGSYVNDFPLGNNLREVIVQGGADWRMQPDDVDQWYVRNSSSEMVPLAAFVTRDWEMVTPTLARYGGTRALELSGEAAAGISSGDAMELMEELTADLDGSYAAAWTGLSYQERLSGDQEAILYTISALVVFLCLAALYESWSVPFAVMLSVPIGILGALVTTWYFGQANDVYFKVGLLTTIGLAARNAILIVEFAESLRAKGQSLMEATVMAARQRLRPILMTSLAFGFGILPLVLASGAGANAQKSIGTGMLGGIIFSAVIGVVMVPVFYVAVIKTTELFSTRKEAAQ, from the coding sequence ATGGCCGCATTTTTCATTCGTCGCCCGGTCTTTGCCTGGGTGCTTGCCATCGCGACCATGCTGCTGGGTGCCTACAGCATGGTCAGCCTGCCGATCTCGCAATATCCTGACATTTCCCCGACGACGGTGCGGATCACCGCGACCTATACCGGGGCCTCGGCGGAGACGGTCGAGAATTCGGTGACAGCGGTCATCGAAGACGGGCTGACCGGGCTCGACGGTCTGACCTATATGACATCTTCTTCGAGCGAAGGATCGGCCAGCGTTTCGCTGACATTCGATGACAGCATCGATCCCGACATGGCGCAGGTGCAGGTGCAAAACAAGCTCCAGCTTGTCGAGTCGCAACTGCCCGACGCGGTGACCAGCAGAGGCGTGTCCGTCAGCCGCTCGACTAGCTCGATCCTGTTGGTCGGCGCTTTGGTCAGCGAGGATGACAGCTATTCCTCATTGGAGTTGGGCGACATTCTGAGCAGCACGATCGAGGATGCGGTGCAGCGCACCGAGGGTGTCGGCTCGATCAACGTCTTTGGCACCGAATATGCCATGCGGATCTGGCTGAACCCGGAGCGGCTCTATCAATATCAACTAACGCCGTCTGACGTCACCTCGGCGGTGTCGGAGCAGAACACCAACGTGACGGTCGGCAGTCTGGGCGACCAGCCTGTCACAACGGGGCAGCAGTTCACCGTTTCCCTGTCGGCGCAATCGCAGCTTCAGACCGTCGAGGACTTTCAGAACATCCTGCTGAAGACCGCTACCGACGGATCGGCCATCTATCTGGGCGATGTTGCGACGGTCGAACTGGGCGCCGAAGATTACGGCAGCATCAGCCGGTTCGACGGTCACCCCGCCGCGGGCTTTGCCGTCAACCTGTCCACCGGCGCCAATGCGGTCGATACTGCCGAACGGGTCCGCACGGTGATGAACGGGCTGGCCTCGGCGCTGCCCGAAGGCGTACAGATTGAATACCCCTATGACACCTCCCCCTTTGTCGAGGAATCCATCGATCAGGTCTATGAAACGCTGATCGAGGCCATCGTGCTGGTGTTCCTCGTCATCTTTCTGTTCCTGCAAAGCTGGCGCGCGACGCTTATCCCGACAATCGCCGTGCCCGTCGTGCTTCTGGGGACGTTCGGCGTGCTGTCGGCGTTTGGCATGTCGATCAACACCCTGTCGATGTTCGCCTTGGTGCTGGCCATCGGTCTGTTGGTCGATGACGCGATCGTCGTCGTCGAAAACGTCGAGCGCGTGATGGAAGAAGACGGCCTCGACGCCGTCGCCGCGACCGAAAAGAGCATGGGCGAGATTTCGACCGCGCTGGTCGGGATCGTGATGGTGCTGTCGGCGGTGTTTCTGCCCATGGCGTTCGTCAGCGGATCGACCGGGGTGATCTACAAACAGTTCTCGGTCACGATCATCTCCGCGATGGTGCTGTCGTTGTTCGTGGCGCTGATCCTGACCCCCGCCATGTGCGCGCAGTTGCTCAAGCCGGGCCACGGGAAAGCCCCGGTGGCGCCGTTGCGCTGGTTCAACACCGGGCTTGACCGGCTGACGGGCGGCTATGGCACGACGGTCGGACGGTTGGCGCGACGGCCTTTCCGTATGCTGGTCGTGCTGGGGCTGGTCGGCTTTGGGGCCTATTGGGTCTATGACCGGCTGCCAAGCTCGTTCCTGCCGACGGAGGATCAGGGCGTTCTGATGGCGATGGTTGAATTGCCTCAGGGATCGACCGTCCAGCAGACGGAATACACAATCTCGCAGATCGAAGACTATCTGCTGACCGAAGAAACCAGCATGGTCGACGGCGTGTTCGCCAATGTGGGCTTCAGCTTTAGCGGGTCGGGCCAGAACTACGGTGTGCTGTTCATCCGGCTGAAGGATTACGAGGAACGCCCCGGTCAGGATGCCGCCGATCTGATGCTGCGCGCCAACCAGAGGTTCTTCCAGTCCCGGCTGGGCAGCATCTTTGTGTTGCAGCCCCCCGCCATCCCCGGTCTGGGCACGTCGTCGGGCTTTACGATGTATCTCGTCGATCAGTCCGGCGCCGGGCAGGAGGCGCTAAGCGCCGCTGCGACCGAACTCGTCGGAAAGGGGTTCGCGGACGGGCGAGTGACCAACCTGCGTGGCAATGACGACGCGACCGAGCCGTCGCTGAAGCTGCAAATCGACCAGCAGCGCGCCGAAGCGCTGGGCGTGTCCCTGTCTGACGTCAACACCATGCTGTCGACGGTGTTTTCCGGCTCCTATGTCAATGATTTCCCGCTGGGCAACAACCTGCGCGAAGTGATCGTTCAGGGCGGCGCCGACTGGCGTATGCAGCCCGACGATGTCGATCAGTGGTATGTGCGCAATTCGAGTTCGGAAATGGTGCCGCTGGCGGCCTTTGTCACCCGCGACTGGGAAATGGTCACGCCGACGCTGGCGCGCTATGGCGGCACCCGTGCGCTTGAACTGTCGGGCGAAGCGGCGGCCGGGATCAGCTCCGGCGACGCAATGGAGCTGATGGAGGAGCTCACCGCCGATCTGGATGGCTCCTACGCCGCCGCATGGACCGGGCTGAGCTATCAGGAACGGCTGTCGGGCGATCAGGAAGCCATCCTGTATACCATCTCCGCGCTCGTGGTCTTTCTCTGCCTAGCGGCACTGTATGAAAGCTGGTCGGTGCCCTTTGCGGTGATGCTGTCGGTCCCGATTGGCATTCTGGGGGCGTTGGTGACGACATGGTATTTCGGTCAGGCCAATGACGTGTATTTCAAGGTGGGTCTGCTGACCACGATTGGTCTGGCTGCCCGAAATGCCATCCTGATCGTCGAATTTGCCGAAAGCCTGCGCGCCAAGGGCCAAAGCCTGATGGAGGCGACGGTCATGGCGGCACGTCAGCGGCTACGCCCGATCCTCATGACCTCGCTCGCCTTCGGCTTTGGCATCTTGCCGCTAGTGCTGGCGTCGGGCGCCGGGGCGAACGCGCAGAAATCCATCGGCACCGGCATGCTGGGCGGGATCATCTTCTCCGCCGTGATCGGGGTGGTGATGGTGCCGGTCTTCTATGTCGCGGTCATCAAGACAACCGAACTGTTCTCGACCCGCAAGGAGGCGGCGCAATGA
- a CDS encoding efflux transporter outer membrane subunit yields MKPHSLLIGLLVAGCTAVGPDYQRPDVALETRFSGGNAEAIGAVAQQRWWLDYNDATLSRLVTRGLAQNLDVMAATEAIREAQANLRKTGVNSALDGSLSGSATVAGSDVSDSTSSTESGELGASMVIDLFGGIRREREAASASLTAARADAETVRLAWLAELLAAYADARYYQQVLALTRDTISSRQETVDITRTQLDAGAATEYEVAEAQALLSTARASLPQYAALFDANVYAIATLLNEPADPIMALMQKGAPQLSAPGAAATGVPADLLRNRPDVRSAEADLAAAVALVGVAEAALYPSLSLSGSVGRSEGNDSWSFGPQVSLPVFNRGQLRASRDAEISGAKQAEIAWRGAVASAVQDVQVAQSNLSRYRQRAALLATAASDYSRALTLAQQNYRSGAITLLDLLETDRNAASAKITAAAASNDAAQAWATLKIATGAGAAATGQTGG; encoded by the coding sequence ATGAAACCTCACTCCCTTCTGATCGGGTTGCTTGTGGCGGGCTGCACGGCTGTCGGCCCCGATTACCAACGCCCCGACGTGGCGCTTGAGACCCGCTTTTCCGGCGGTAACGCAGAGGCTATCGGCGCGGTCGCTCAGCAGCGGTGGTGGCTCGACTACAACGACGCGACCCTGTCGCGTCTGGTGACGCGCGGTCTGGCGCAGAACCTTGATGTGATGGCCGCGACCGAAGCCATCCGGGAGGCACAGGCCAACCTGCGCAAGACCGGGGTGAACTCTGCCCTCGATGGGTCGCTATCGGGGTCCGCCACGGTTGCGGGAAGCGACGTGTCGGATAGCACCAGCTCCACCGAAAGCGGCGAGCTTGGCGCGTCGATGGTCATTGATTTGTTCGGTGGCATCCGGCGCGAACGCGAAGCCGCCAGCGCATCGCTGACCGCTGCCCGCGCCGATGCGGAAACCGTGCGCTTGGCGTGGCTGGCGGAGTTGCTCGCCGCCTATGCGGATGCGCGCTACTACCAGCAGGTGCTGGCGCTGACCCGCGACACGATCAGCTCGCGTCAGGAAACGGTGGACATCACCCGCACCCAGTTGGACGCGGGCGCAGCGACCGAATACGAAGTGGCCGAAGCGCAGGCGTTGCTGTCCACGGCGCGGGCAAGCCTGCCGCAATATGCGGCCCTGTTCGACGCGAATGTCTACGCGATCGCCACGCTGCTGAACGAGCCCGCCGATCCGATCATGGCGCTGATGCAGAAGGGCGCGCCGCAACTGTCCGCCCCCGGCGCTGCGGCCACGGGTGTGCCCGCGGATCTGTTGCGCAACCGTCCCGACGTGCGCAGCGCCGAGGCCGATCTGGCTGCCGCCGTCGCCTTGGTCGGGGTGGCCGAGGCCGCGCTTTACCCCTCGTTGTCGCTCAGCGGCTCCGTGGGGCGGAGCGAGGGCAACGACAGTTGGAGCTTCGGTCCGCAAGTCTCGTTGCCGGTGTTCAATCGCGGACAGCTGCGCGCCAGCCGCGATGCCGAAATCTCCGGCGCGAAGCAGGCTGAAATCGCATGGCGCGGCGCGGTTGCCTCTGCGGTGCAGGACGTTCAGGTCGCACAATCCAACCTGTCGCGCTATCGTCAGCGTGCGGCGTTGCTGGCGACGGCCGCCAGCGACTACTCTCGTGCCCTGACCTTGGCGCAGCAGAATTACCGCAGCGGGGCGATTACGCTTCTGGACTTGCTTGAAACCGACCGAAACGCGGCATCGGCCAAGATCACGGCGGCCGCGGCATCGAACGATGCCGCGCAGGCTTGGGCCACGTTGAAAATCGCGACCGGCGCAGGGGCCGCCGCAACCGGGCAGACGGGCGGCTAA
- a CDS encoding DUF1499 domain-containing protein yields MRHSGKLALVIAILGACAVALMLFGARMGLWQPITGFGLYRSYLTPVGLIVAGLGAVAFAIHLVRGEKGGMLAGGIAALVGLAFLAPQIASTINPPQRAAPIHNISTDTVNPPAFEVLDETRAERANPLEYGGAEAAAAQTAAYPDIAPLLTDLSPDAAYERALTVARDMGWDIVASDAERRRFEATAYTSVFYFADDVVVVVSEEANGSRVDMRSVSRIGRSDQGVNAARIRAFQEQFGA; encoded by the coding sequence ATGAGACATTCTGGAAAGTTGGCGCTGGTTATCGCGATCCTCGGCGCCTGTGCCGTGGCGCTGATGCTGTTCGGGGCGCGCATGGGGCTGTGGCAGCCGATCACCGGCTTTGGCCTTTATCGCAGCTACCTGACGCCCGTAGGGCTGATCGTGGCCGGTTTGGGGGCCGTGGCCTTTGCCATCCATCTCGTGCGCGGTGAAAAAGGCGGAATGCTGGCGGGCGGGATCGCTGCGCTGGTCGGTCTGGCGTTTTTGGCGCCGCAGATCGCGTCGACGATCAATCCGCCGCAGCGTGCCGCGCCGATCCACAACATCTCGACGGATACGGTCAATCCGCCCGCCTTCGAAGTGCTGGACGAAACCCGCGCCGAGCGGGCCAATCCGCTGGAATATGGTGGGGCCGAGGCCGCAGCAGCGCAGACCGCAGCCTATCCCGATATCGCCCCGCTCCTGACCGACCTGTCGCCCGATGCCGCCTATGAGCGTGCCCTGACCGTGGCGCGCGACATGGGCTGGGATATCGTGGCCTCCGACGCGGAGCGGCGCCGGTTCGAAGCAACGGCCTACACTTCGGTGTTCTACTTCGCAGATGATGTCGTGGTCGTCGTGTCCGAGGAGGCCAATGGCAGCCGCGTCGACATGCGCAGCGTCTCGCGTATCGGGCGCAGCGATCAGGGGGTTAATGCCGCCCGGATCCGCGCCTTCCAAGAGCAGTTCGGCGCCTAA